The Planctomycetota bacterium genome has a window encoding:
- a CDS encoding protein-disulfide reductase DsbD domain-containing protein, translating to MLTRLFAMLACVLAITTAVRAQPLLGLEPKAKLELVVAADIVRPGDSVPIGIKFTMQPGWHIYWQNPGDAGTPPSFNWNLPDGFEATAPEFPTPIAFESAGLVGYGYAKTIVFPATLNVPQTLLPRGGELTVAVDYLICDDDTCVPESAVATANVTFGSSTELKPDIVAEIEAAKARLPQDIKPLTPITDTIAFSAANATDVGLFPLPPGDVEVTIGEAVEQDNSAGVTILIPIKARKFGGGEVAPFPVVVGFTDADGNRRGHRLIVDPANATE from the coding sequence GTGCTCACACGGCTTTTCGCCATGCTCGCGTGCGTCCTCGCCATCACCACGGCGGTGCGTGCTCAGCCGCTCTTGGGCTTGGAGCCCAAAGCGAAGTTGGAGCTGGTGGTCGCCGCAGACATCGTCAGGCCGGGCGATTCAGTGCCCATCGGCATCAAATTCACGATGCAGCCGGGCTGGCATATCTACTGGCAAAACCCTGGCGACGCAGGCACGCCGCCTTCGTTTAACTGGAACTTGCCAGACGGCTTCGAGGCGACGGCTCCAGAGTTCCCGACGCCCATCGCCTTCGAGTCGGCCGGACTGGTCGGCTACGGCTACGCGAAGACGATCGTCTTTCCTGCGACGCTGAACGTGCCCCAGACTCTGCTCCCGCGCGGCGGCGAGCTGACGGTGGCCGTGGACTATCTGATCTGCGACGACGACACCTGTGTGCCCGAATCCGCGGTCGCAACCGCCAACGTGACTTTCGGAAGCTCGACCGAGCTGAAGCCAGACATCGTCGCGGAGATCGAAGCCGCGAAAGCGAGGCTGCCGCAGGACATCAAGCCGCTGACGCCGATCACCGACACCATCGCGTTCTCCGCTGCCAATGCGACAGACGTCGGACTGTTTCCGCTCCCGCCGGGCGACGTCGAAGTGACGATCGGCGAGGCGGTCGAGCAAGACAATTCAGCGGGCGTGACGATTCTCATCCCGATCAAGGCCCGCAAATTCGGCGGTGGCGAGGTCGCTCCGTTCCCGGTGGTGGTCGGTTTTACCGACGCCGATGGGAATCGGCGTGGTCATCGCCTGATCGTCGACCCCGCCAACGCAACCGAGTAA